The sequence below is a genomic window from Planctomycetota bacterium.
AGGCCGTCGAGCGTCCAGAGCGCGTGCAGGCGCGCGAGCGGGTCGCGCGCGGCGAGGAGCGCCCGCACGGCGGGGACGGCGCCCCGGCGGCGGTCCTGGACGAGGAGCCGCTGGGCGGTCAGGCGGCGCCAGGCGTTCGGGTGGGCGAGCGTCCGCGCCAGCTCCTCGTCGGAGGCCGCGTCGAGCCGCGGAACGGAACCGGCGGCGGCGCCCCGGGGGGCCACGCGCCAGATCCGCCCGGCCCCGCGACTTTCCAGGTTGAGCGACGCCTTGAGGTCGTCCGGGAGGGAAAGCGGAGTTTCGATCACCTCGCGCGCGAAGTCGGCCACGTAGAGCGCGCCGTCGGGTCCCGAGGCGAGGAACACGGGGCGGAACCAGATGTCCCGCGAGGCCAGGAACTCGCGCTCCTTTTCCTCCTCGGCGCGGCGGGCCCGATGGCGGACGCCTTCGGGCACGAGGACGTCGCGGTGGACGACGTTGTTGGCCGGGTCGCAGACGAAGACGTTCCCGCGATAGGGTTCGGGGAAGAGGTCGCCGCGGTAGACGGTCAGGCCCGAGGCGCTGGTGACGTAGCCGCCGGGAACAAGCTCCGTCTTGGCGAAGCGCGACGCGTCGGCCGAGCCCGCCCGCCGGCGGGTGCGCTCGACGCGCCAGGTTTCGAAGGGGCTGAGGCGATAAAGGCGCGCGGCCGCGCCGTGTTCGGGAATGTCCACGACGGCGGGCGGCGCGGAGACGTAGGGAGCGCGGGCCAGGTAGCGGTCCGGGAGGACGATTTCCTTAAGATGGGCGGGGTTGGCGCAGGTGAACCGTCGGCCCGTGTCGTCCTCGGCCAGGCCGTACTGTCCGCCCAGTCCGCTTTCGGCCTCGAAGCGTCCGGGCTCGTCGGGGCGGAACCGGAAGGCGCGCCCTCCGAGGGAGACGGGGGGCCGGTCGGGACGCTCCGGGCAGAGGATTTCGCCGCCGTTTCCGGCCCCGAGGCCGTGGACCCAGTTGTCGATTCCCCAGAGGAGGCCGTTGACGAGGGCCTGGATGTTCTTGCGTCCGAAGCCGGTGTAGAGAACGCGGCGGCGGTCGGCGCGCCCGTCGCCGTCGGTGTCCTCGAAATAAAGGAGGTCCGGCGCCGCGGCCACGATCGCGCCCCGGCGGTAGGGCAGGACCGACGTGGGAAAATCGAGACCGGAGACGAAGACGGTGACTTTACGGTAGCGGCCGTCGCGGAAGTCGTCGAGGATCTTGACGCGCCCGGGGGCGCGAGGGGGGCTTTCGGCCAGGCCTCCATTGGGATAGCCGGGCATTTCGACGACCCAGAGACGGCCCTTTTCGTCGAAGGCGAGCGCGATGGGATCGACGACATCCGGTTCCCAGGCGACGCACGCGGCTTCGAATCCGTCGGCGGGCACGAGCGCGGCGCGCGCCGTTTCGGGGTCGGGCGCGCCGGAGTCCTGAGCGCAGGCCAGAAGGAAACCGATCAGGAGCATGATGCGTCTTTCCAATTTTATGTACGCGCCGGTCGAAAGGCCGGCGGGGAGGACGCGCAGAAACGAGGGGGAAAAGAAAACCCCCGGCAAGGCGGGGCCGGGGGTTTCACGACGGCCCGGCTGTCGCGTGGGTTGCGGCAGGTGGCTCGGAGAGCACCGGGCCGTTCCGATCCGCGTCAGGATTCGGATCGGTGGGGGAGGAATGCCTGCATGAGGGTCAAGGCGCCGGGGGGGAGGACTCCTTGGGGGGCTCCGATCCGCCGGAAGAGCCTTCCCGCAGGCCCTTCTTGAATTCGGTCAGCCCGCTTCCGAGAGACCTCATGAGCTGCGGGATTTTGGACGTTCCGAAAAGAAGAAGAAGGACCGTCACCACGAGAAGAAGTTCCATCGGAGAAAGGCGGCCCATGGACGTTCATCCTTAAATCCGGGGCGCGGCGGGCGGGACGCACGGTCCCGGGAAACCCGCCGTTCGCCCTTTTGAATGTGATGTCCACGGGCTGGAGCGTTACACCTGTAACGGACGCGCGGTCCGCGTCACAGGCTTTTCAGGGGACCCTGCGGATGCCATCGGCGCCTGCGCCCACGCCGGAGGAGGTCGCGGAGCGGTACCTGCCCCGCGTGTACCGTTTCTGCCGCGGGCTTCTTCGGGACGACGCGGAGGCGGAGGAGGCCTGCCAGGAGACCTTCCTGGCGATCTCCCGCCGGGCCGGCGAGCTGGCGGGCGTGAAGCGCCTGACGCCGTGGGTTCTCAAGATCGCGCTGCTCACGTGCCTTCATGCCCGCCGCCGGAGGCGTCAAGGCGTGCCGCGGGAGCGCGACGTCGAGCCGGACGACCTGCGGGCCGAGGATCCTCCCGTGGATCGGGACGAGGACGCGGAGCGGATCCGCGCCGCGATGGAGCGCCTGCCGGATCGGTACCGGGCCGTGCTGATTCTGAGGTTTCAGCAGGAGCTGACGACGGAGGAGGCGGCGGACGTCCTGGGGATCTCCTCGGGCGCCGCGCGGGTGCTGCTTCACCGGGCGGTGCTTCGACTGCGGCGCGAGGTGCGTGGAACATGAACCATCTGGGCGACGACGAGCTTCTGGAGCGGGCGCTCGAGGGCGGGCTGCGTCCCGACGCGGAATCCCATCTTCGGGAATGCGCCTTCTGCGCTCGGCGCTTCGAGGCGGTCCAGGGAGAGCAGGAGGCGATCCGGCGCGCTCTGGCGGTGGAGGGAGGGCCTCGGCCGCGTCGTTCCGTCCGGCGCCGGACAGCGCCGGTATGGGCGGGGGCGGCGCTGGGGATCGCGGCGGCCGTGGCGGTCGCGTGGGGAGTCGCGGGGCGCGCCCCGCGGTCCGTCGATCCCCCGCGGGCCCTGACGATCCGGCGCCTCGAGCGGGAGATCGAGCGGCTCGTCCGCGCCATCGGAGCGCAGCGGCAGGTCCTGCGGCCCGAGGAACAGGAGGAGGCGCGCGCCTTCGGAAGGATGCTCGTGGAGGCCGAGCGCCGGTACGCGGAGCTCGTGGGGCTCTACGTCGCGGAGGCCGCGCCTCTTTCGGAGCGCCAGAAGGCCGAGATCGTCCGCCTGCTCGACGAGGCGCACCAGCGGGCGCTTTCGGACGAGGAACGCGGAGAGGTCGCTCTGCGCTTCCGGGCCGCGCTTCGGGAAGTCCTCGACGGGTCTCAGTTCGCGGCCTTTGAGCACTTCGTCCGGCACGAGTCCGAGGAGGCGTGGAAGCGGGAGGTGGACGCCGTGGCGGACGATCTGGCCGATGCGCTCGATCTGAAGTTTTCGGAATCGGAAGCGGTGCGGAAGGCGCTTCTGGCGTCCGGTGCCGGAGGGGATTTCCCCGACGTTCCGGTGTGGGAGAGCCCTTCGGACGTCCTGGCGGGGAGTCCGCTTCTGGCCCGGGTGGTTCGCGAGGCGCTCCATCCCGAGCGTCGCGCCGCCTTCGACGTGTACCTTGAAGCGGCGCGCCGGTCCCGGGAGGGCGCCCGCCAGGTGGCGCTCCGCTACCGGGCGCCGTAGGAGGATTCCCGCGCCGCGGCGCGCCCCGCGGCCGCGGAGGGCCGGTACCCCCAAGCCCGGAACAGGAAAAACCGCAGCGGCGGTTCGCGCAGGACCGTGCATCGTCCCACGGGAATCGACAGCTCCCCGGCCGGCTCCACGCGCTCGAATCGGCTCCGGAGCAGCGCCTCGAGCTGAACCGTGCGGTCTCCTCCCTCGAGAACGACGACGGCGTCCCGTCCGGCAAGCTTTTCGGGGTCGGCCCAGAAGTCGAACTGCAGGCCGAGGAGCCCGAGGAGATTCTTGCCGTGGACTTCCTCGGAAGGTCCCAGGCGGAAGGCGAGCTGACTCGGGACGGTGTACTTACGGCCCAGCCCGAGGTAGAAGGCGTCCGCGGGGAGGGTCCGGCGGATTTCGCGGGCGGCGCCGGCGACCTCTTTCCACCCGTAGAGGCCCTGGAAGGGGGAGAATCCCGGCAGGAAGAAGGCCGCGTGGGCCGCCCCCGCCAAAAGCGCCAGTCCCGCCGCCGCCAGGGCCGCCCCCTTTCGGCGGTCGTAGAAGCGCTCGACGGCGCCCGCCGGATGCGCGAGCGCGCCCGCCATTCCGACCGTGAGCGAAAGCCACGCCGGCGCGGGCCAGAGGAGGTGGATCGGCCGCGTCCAGCCCAGAACGAAGAAAAAGCCCAGCATCGGCAGGGCGCAGGCCAGAAGGAAGCGCTCCGGGGGTCGGCCGGACCGCGCCATCCGGCCTCCGGCGGCGATCGCCAGCGGCAGGGTGAGGGGGACGACGCCGAGCCACTGCTGGCCGATGAACTTGAGTCCCGCCACGAGCCGGACGCCGTCGATCTGTTCGAAGCGGTTGACGCTCTGATAGCGGAAGGACACCCAGTCGTGGGCGGCGTTCCAGAGGAGGACCGGAGAAAAGACGAGGAGCGCGACGGCCGCGCCCAGGTAGGGCCCGGGCCGGGCCAGGCGATTCCGGTAGGGACGCGAAAAGAGAAGAAAGAGAAGGACGGAGAGCGGCAGAAAGACCGCCGTGTATTTCGACAGGAGCGCGCCGCCGAGGGCGAAGCCGGAAAGAAGCCAGGGGCGCGTCCGTCCGGTTTCGATCGCCGTCCAGGCCGCCGTCAGGGAGATCGTCCAGAAGAAAAACAGGGGCGCGTCCGGAAACGCGGTGCCTCCGGCGGCCAGGACGATCGGCTCCAGCGCCAGAAGGAGGATCGCCCGCGAGGCGGCGGCGGGACCGTAGAGGCGTGCGGCGAGGCGGGCCAGGAGCGCCGCCGTGGCCGTCCCCCAGACCAGGGGCATGAAGCGGACGCCCCACGGCGTATCGCCGAAGAGCGCGCGTCCCAGGGCGATGCCCCAGGCGATCATCGGAGGGTGATCGTAGTAGGACCAGTCGAGCCGGACGGCGAAGGTCCAATGGTACGCCTCTTCGGGGGTGAGGGGCACAAGCGCCGCGGCGACCGCCCGAACGGCGGTGATCGCCCCCAGGAGGAGGACCGCGGGCTGTTTCAGGAACGCGCGAAGGCCCATCGCTGGCTCGTCCAATAGGTCACGGCGGTTCCGGCGGCGATGCCCGCGAGCGCCGCTGCCAGATACGGAAGGGGCGACATCGCCCGCATGACGGCCACCTGGACGGCGAGTCCACCGAGGGCGCCGGCCGCGTAGGCCAGGTAGGAGCCCGCCGCGCGGGAGCGGGCGCGGAAGGTCCACCGGCGGTTGAGCGCCCAGTTGAAGCTCATCGCGGCCGCGAAGGCCGGGACCGCGGCCGCCGGAGGGGTCATTCCGCCGCGCTCGACCAGAGCCGCCAGCACCGCCAGGTGCACGAGGACGCCCAGTCCGCCCACGACGAGGAACTTGAGGAGTTTCCACGGCCAGGCGTTCCGTTCCCGGTAGAGCGTCCAGACCTGCTTGAGGAATTCCCTCCGTTCGCGGCGTCCGAACTTGCTGAGGCCCGCTTCCCGGTCCTGGAAGCGGATGGGGATCTCGACCGTGCGCCGCACGGGCGCGCGGGCGAGGATTTCGAGGAGGATCTTGAAACCGCGGGGCCGGAGCTCGACGCCCCGGAGCAGCGAGCGGCGCAGGGCGAAGAATCCCGCCAGAGGGTCCCGGACGGAGGTGAGGGGCCGCGCCAGCCACGTTCCCGCGCGCGAGGTCATTCGCCGGAGCCGGGGCCATTCGTCGATGGAGCCGCCCGGGACGTACCGGCTGCCGACCGCGAGGTCGGCGCCGCGCTCGACGGCTTCCACGAGGGCCGGAAGCGCGTCGGGCGGGTGGCTGAGGTCCGCGTCCATGACGACGCAGAGATCCGAGGAAGCTTCCGCGATTCCGCGCAGCACGGCCGTCGAAAGCCCGCGCTCTCCGCGCCGCTCGATGAGGCGCACGGGAAGCCCGGGGGACAGGGCGCGGACGCGGTCGGGGGTTCCGTCCGTCGAGGCGTCGTCCACGAAGAGGATTTCCGCCTCCGGAAGCGCCGCGTGGACGCGGCGGGCGAGGGGCTCGACGTTTCCGGCTTCGTTCCAGGTGGGCACGATCACCGTGGCCCGGGGAGGGCGGTCGAAGGTTTTCATCACTTTTGAGGATGCCCTCGGGGGACTGAAAGCAACGTGAAGGCGGGATGAGAATGCGTTCAGAAGTCGGCCGCGAAGCCGACGGCCCAGTAATGTTCCCGTTCCGAAAGGAACTGGGTCTGCTGCTCGGGGCCCCGATAGTACTCCAGAAAGCCCCGCAGCGTCGTTCCGCCGGGCGATGAGGGCTTCCGCAGAAGTCCGAGCTGCACCGTCAGGCCGGGATCCCAATCCTGCTCGCGACGGGCGTGAAGATCGGCCGCCGCGTACGGCCCCGGGCCTCCGGGCGGGGCGGCGTCGACCCATTCCAGGCCGAGCTGGACACGGCCCCCTTCGGTGTCGCTTCCGACATAGAGCGGAAGGCCCACTTCGGCGTACGCGCGGCCGACGGAGGCCAGATCGACCGCCATCCCGAGCGCCAGCTCCTCCAGGTGATAGCTCAGGCGCTCGGCTCCCTCGACGCGCGAGAGATATTCGTCGCCCAGGTGCGAGGTCAGATGCCAGACGTGGACCTTGAGCGCCACGGGCCCCTCGCGGTACACGAACGGGAACCCGAACCGGTAGTCCGCGGCGTCCATATCCCATTGCTCGGGGATATCGAAACGGGAAAAGACCGCCGCCTCGAGCGACAGTTCCATCGAGCGCCGGGAGTCGCGGGGATCCGACCACAACGCCAGCGGACGGGAACCGCCGAGGGCGTTTTCGATCTTGATGTCCCTTCCCCGACCCCGGACGGGAAACTGGATCTTCGATCCGCTGCGGGACTGGCGGGGGTCCGCCCGATACGGCTCATAGATCCGTTCTTCGGGGAAGATCTCGACCGTCCAGGAGTCCGGCGCCGGGCGTTCCAGGGCGGACGGCTCCGGGGACACGGGCCGGTCCTGGGGGGTCTGGACGCAGGCCAGCCAGAGAATCCACTGAACCCTCACTTCGCGGCTCCCACGGAACGGAACTCGACGTTCCCAACCTGCTCCCGGCTCCTGAAGCGATCGTGAAAACGGGGTGAAGTTTTTCTCAGAAGCGCCAGGCGACCGACACTCCTGCGCCGAGCGTCTCCAGCTCCAGTTCGTTGCGCTGGATGCGATCCGTGTTGAGGAGGCCGGCCCGTTCGGCGAAGAACGCCAGCCCGATCGCCGCCGCCCCGCACGGGACGTCGATCGACGCCTCGCCTCCGAAGACGTGCACCGAGCGATCGCCGAGCTTCCAGGCGGTCCCATAACTCCGCAGGCGCAGCCGAGCCGCCCCATTCCCGACCGGCAGCTCCAAGCCCGCGCGCGCCAGAGGTGCGGCCGTTCCCATGTGGTCGTCGTCCCGTCCGCGCGCGTCGGAAGACATCACGACTTCGATCCGCCAATACCGGACCTCCAAACCCGCGTGGAAGGCGGCCCCGGCGGTCGATTCGAAGCCGTGGTCCCAGGAAAGCCGCACGGACTGAAGGCGGAGAACGGAGTCGACCTCTTCGCCCCGGGAAAAGAGCGTTTCGTTGAAGCGGGCGTCGCGGGAGAAGGTCTCCCGGCCGCGGAACTCGAAGCCGCGCAGTCCGAGTTCCCAGGTGTCACGCTCCAGGGCGGCGGTCGCCCGGACCTCGGCGGACGGACGGGCGCCGCCGGCTCCGAGATCGGAATTCAGATCGAGCCGGTCTCCGCGGGCCGGTCGTTCGTCGAAACGGAGCGAGCCGCGCGGGAGCGCGATGTCCGCTTCGAGGTCCACGCCGATCTCGAAGCGACCGCGCCCGGGCTCCGGAGCGGCCTGGGAAGCCAGCAGGAGGAGCCCCAGCGCCGCGGCGGGATTCATTCGAGCACCTCCAGCCAGAGAAGCTCCCGTCCGCGGTTGTCGCGGACGGAATCGCGGACGCGGAACCGCCGTCCCGCGGCCGCCAGACGGTCGCGCTGGGCGGCCGACGCGAGGTAGGGACCGGGCGCTCCGCGGCCGGCGGACACGAGGCGATGGACGTAGAAGTAGATCGCTCCGTCCAAAAGTTCGGGACCGGTGTCATAAAGGGGACTTCCGGGGGGAATCGCGGCCGAGACCCGTCGGGCGAAGGCGCGCAGGTCGCGTCCCGGGCCGTCGGCCCGTGGAGCGATCAGCAGCCCGTACGCCAGCAGGGCCGCCGCCGCGAGCCCCGCCGTCGCCCTCAGCCCCGCGCGAAGAGAAAGGCGCCCGGCGGCGCCTCCGAGGAGAGCGGCCGCTCCCGCGGCCAGCGCGGCCACGAGCGGAAACAGGGGACGAACGGGATCGACGCGGTCGGTCCACCAGGAGGCCGGAACTCCCAGAAGGGCGGCGGACGTCCCTCCGAGCGCTGCCGCCAGCAGGCCGAGGACGGCGCGGATCGAGCGGGGGGATCGTTGCGCCCGGTCCGCCAGAACGGTTCCCAGGAGCACGGCGAGGGGGGGATGGACGAAGGCGAGATAGCTGGTGCGTTTGGCGGAGGACAGCATGAAGAAGGCGAACACGAATCCGGCGGCCCGAAGGGAGGGAATCACGCCGGGACCACGGCGGGCGGCCCAGGCCAGGGGGAGGAACAGGATCCAGGGAAGCCCCGTCAAGGGAAGGACGCCGAGATAAAAGGACCATGGACGGCGCTGCTGGTATCCCGTGGAGAAGGCGCTGATGTTTTCGAGCAGGAGGTTCTCCTCCAGAAAGCCCGGTCCCGCTTCCCGGAGGACGGCGGCATACCACAGACCGGCCGCCGCCGCCGCGGCCGCCAAACCCCGCACGGGCCGAAGTTCCTTCAGCGGACGCAGACCCTCCCGGGCTCCCTGGAGCCCCAGAATCCACAACGCGGCCACGATCACGGCCACGGGCCCTTTGGACAGGATTCCGAGCGTCAGGGACGCGTAAAGGAGGATCAGATCCTTCGTCCGGCGGGATTCTCGAAACTCGAGGGCCCGATCCACCGCGAGGGAGCAAAAAAGCGCCGTCAGGACGTTCGCCCGACAGAGCCACGCCTGCGACACGAAGCCGGGAAGCGTGCACAGGACGAGTCCGGCGGCGGAGCCGGCCTCCGGTCCGGCGAGCCGCCGGCCGATACGGTGGACGAGCAGGACGAGCCCCACGGCGGCCAGCGCTCCCGGCAGCCGCACGGCGAACTCGTGGAACCCGAGAAGGACGCCCGCGGCGGCGGGCAGCCAATATCCCAGCGGCGGATAGGCCGCATAGGGCCGGTCGGCCACGCGCGGGGTGATCCAGTCTCCCCGAAGGACCATTTCCTGGGCGATGCCGGCGATCCTTCCCTCGTCGGGATTCGACAGGGTCATGCTTTGCAACGGAGTCAGGAAGAGGATCGCCGCCCCGAGCGTCAGCCATGCGCGTTCGGGACGTCCCGGATCGGCCTCGGGCGAATGCACCGCAGGAAGGATCGCCCGGAAACCTGAAGACATCCTGAAAGGTTCATGAAAAGAAGCTCACGACCGCCTCTGAATACGATTTAAGCCTTCGTTCACGGACGATTCACCGGCGGCCTCCGATCCTGGAAGGCGTGAACTTTTCGACCCGGAGATGGGATACGCCCTGGGCGTGGGCCGGCGCGGCGGCGGTCCTGACGATTCTCGGATCATGCGGATCGGGGTGGGCGGAACTGAGCGACGCCGACGAGTCCCGCAGCGGCGTCCTCGTCCAGGCGATCCAGCGCGGGGAGAGCCTCTTCCGCCTGCGGACGCCGGACGGCTGGCTGAGTGAGAAGCCGCCCCTGTACTACCTGCTGGCGGCGGGGGCGAGTTTCGGACGGGCCGTGGACGAGGTTTCCCTGCGGATCGTGTCGGCCGCGGCCGCGTGGGGAACGCTCTGGACGGGGGCGGTTCTGGGCCGGTGGGCGGGAGGCCCGAAGGCCGCCTGGGCCGCGTTGGCGCTACTGTCGGCCAATCCGATCTTCGCCCGCTGGATGCGCCGGGCGATGGTGGACATGACGCTGACGTTTTTCGTGGCCTTCTCGGCGCTGGCGGCGGCGGCGGGACGGACAGGCCGCTGGGGGCCACGGAAGGCGGCGGTTCTGTGGGGGGTGTCGGCCGGCTTGGCGATCCTGACGAAGGGACCGGTGGGCTTGGCGCTGGCGGTCGCCCCCGTCGCGGGAAGCTGGATTCTCGACCGGAGGGGAGTCGGCGCAGCGTCGCTCGCGCCGGCGGCGGCGGCGGTGGCTCTGGCGCTGGCGGTGGCTCTGGCTTGGTACGGGCCGGCGTGGGCGGCGGGGGGCCGGGAATTCCTGGAAACCTCCGTTCTCGGCGAGAACGTCTACATGCCGTTGGGGCGCCCGCAAGGAATCGGCGTGTCTCATCGGAAATCGTTCCTCTATTACTTCGGGGTGCAGGCGGGCGCGTTGCTTCCGGCGGTTCCTCTGGTCGGAGCGATGGCGCGGGCGCCCTGGAAGGCATGGGCGGCCGAACCGGTGGTTCGCCTGCTGGGCATGGGCTTTGCCGTCGGGTTGGGACTCTTCGAAGCGGCGGCCAACAAGCGGACCCACTACCTTCTTCCCCTTCAGCCTCTGCTGGCCGTCGTTCTGGCGGCGGCCGCCGGGAGGGGAATGGACGTGGCGGCGCCCGGACGCGCGGCGCGGGCGGCGCTGGGCGCGACGGCGGCGGCGTTGTTTCTGTCGGGCCTCGCGGGCCTTGGAGCGGCCGCGAAGTCGCGGGATGGAACTCCGCCGCTGGCGGGACACGGGGCGATGCTCTTGGGATTCGGAGGGCTCGGGGTGGCCTGCGGGTGCGTTCTCTTCGCGGCGTGGCGGCGCCGCCGGAAGCCGCCGGAGTTGGAAGGGGCGATGCTGCTGGCGATTTTCGCCGCGGGGGTCGCGGGCGTGCTGAAGGCCTCGTTCGAGGCGGATGGAAACTGCACGCGCGCCTTCGTGGCGCAGGCGCGGGCGATTCTCGGATCGGGAGAACGGCCGCTCCTGGCGGGTCCGATCCACGGTTACGCTCTGGATTTCTACTGGCCGGGTGGGATCCGGCGCGGGGAATCGGAGCCGCCGCCGCGGTGGGTGCTGGTCCGCCGGACGCATCCCTGGGCTTCGGATCCCGGCTGGAGGGTCCGCGCCGCCTGGTCGGGACGCGATCCGGATCGGGATGTCCTTTTGCTCGAACGGTCCGAAGCTACGAGATCGCGTTGAGCGGTTCGCCGCGCGGGCTGAGGATCTGAATCCGGCCGTTTCCTCCGTCGGCGACGAAGAGGCGGCCTGCACGGTCGAAGGCCAGGTCCTCCGGATCGTCGAACTCTCCGGGAGCCGTCCCGCGGCGACCGAACGCGAATCGGAAACGTCCGTCCGGGGAGAAGACCTGGATCCGATGGTTCTTCTGATCGGTGACGTAGAGCAGTCCCTCCGGCGAGAGGGCGACGAAGTCGGGAACCCGAAACTCTCCCGGTCCGGACCCCGGCCGGCCGAACCGAAAGAGCGGCCGGCCTGAACGGTCGAAGCAGCCGACAAAACAGGCCTTGCTGAACGTGACGTAGACCCGGCTTCCCGCCACGGCGATTCCTTCGGGGTCCTCCGACACGGACCAGCTGCCGCGCCACGTTCCGTCGGACCCGAACACCTGGATGCGGCGATTGTCTTCGTCCGTCACCCAGAGCGCCCCGTCCTCGTCTCTGCAGATTCCTTCGGGGTCCTGAAACTGGCCGGGTCCTTGGCCGGGAGATCCGAGAACGCGGAGGAGGCGGGATGCGCCGGGACGGATTTCGAGGTCGATCAGGCGATGATCCCCGATGAGGACGACCCGACCCGGCTCGAGGGCGACCAGGCTGTCTCCCGCCGTCAGCGGTCCTTCGAGTCCGGGCAGACGGGAGAGGGATTCGAGGGTGCGTCCGCCGGGATCCAGGCGGAAGAGCATCCCCTGGTCTTCGTCGGCGACGTAGATTCCGCCTTCCGAATCCAGGGCGAGCCCTTCGGGATCGAGGAACCGGCCGCCGGATTGGGGGCGGGAA
It includes:
- a CDS encoding PVC-type heme-binding CxxCH protein; the protein is MLLIGFLLACAQDSGAPDPETARAALVPADGFEAACVAWEPDVVDPIALAFDEKGRLWVVEMPGYPNGGLAESPPRAPGRVKILDDFRDGRYRKVTVFVSGLDFPTSVLPYRRGAIVAAAPDLLYFEDTDGDGRADRRRVLYTGFGRKNIQALVNGLLWGIDNWVHGLGAGNGGEILCPERPDRPPVSLGGRAFRFRPDEPGRFEAESGLGGQYGLAEDDTGRRFTCANPAHLKEIVLPDRYLARAPYVSAPPAVVDIPEHGAAARLYRLSPFETWRVERTRRRAGSADASRFAKTELVPGGYVTSASGLTVYRGDLFPEPYRGNVFVCDPANNVVHRDVLVPEGVRHRARRAEEEKEREFLASRDIWFRPVFLASGPDGALYVADFAREVIETPLSLPDDLKASLNLESRGAGRIWRVAPRGAAAGSVPRLDAASDEELARTLAHPNAWRRLTAQRLLVQDRRRGAVPAVRALLAARDPLARLHALWTLDGLGALEAPDVERALQDPAPRVREHAVRLAEGRLAHAAPLAP
- a CDS encoding twin-arginine translocase TatA/TatE family subunit, whose translation is MGRLSPMELLLVVTVLLLLFGTSKIPQLMRSLGSGLTEFKKGLREGSSGGSEPPKESSPPAP
- a CDS encoding sigma-70 family RNA polymerase sigma factor, yielding MPSAPAPTPEEVAERYLPRVYRFCRGLLRDDAEAEEACQETFLAISRRAGELAGVKRLTPWVLKIALLTCLHARRRRRQGVPRERDVEPDDLRAEDPPVDRDEDAERIRAAMERLPDRYRAVLILRFQQELTTEEAADVLGISSGAARVLLHRAVLRLRREVRGT
- a CDS encoding glycosyltransferase family 39 protein, yielding MGLRAFLKQPAVLLLGAITAVRAVAAALVPLTPEEAYHWTFAVRLDWSYYDHPPMIAWGIALGRALFGDTPWGVRFMPLVWGTATAALLARLAARLYGPAAASRAILLLALEPIVLAAGGTAFPDAPLFFFWTISLTAAWTAIETGRTRPWLLSGFALGGALLSKYTAVFLPLSVLLFLLFSRPYRNRLARPGPYLGAAVALLVFSPVLLWNAAHDWVSFRYQSVNRFEQIDGVRLVAGLKFIGQQWLGVVPLTLPLAIAAGGRMARSGRPPERFLLACALPMLGFFFVLGWTRPIHLLWPAPAWLSLTVGMAGALAHPAGAVERFYDRRKGAALAAAGLALLAGAAHAAFFLPGFSPFQGLYGWKEVAGAAREIRRTLPADAFYLGLGRKYTVPSQLAFRLGPSEEVHGKNLLGLLGLQFDFWADPEKLAGRDAVVVLEGGDRTVQLEALLRSRFERVEPAGELSIPVGRCTVLREPPLRFFLFRAWGYRPSAAAGRAAARESSYGAR
- a CDS encoding glycosyltransferase family 2 protein; translation: MKTFDRPPRATVIVPTWNEAGNVEPLARRVHAALPEAEILFVDDASTDGTPDRVRALSPGLPVRLIERRGERGLSTAVLRGIAEASSDLCVVMDADLSHPPDALPALVEAVERGADLAVGSRYVPGGSIDEWPRLRRMTSRAGTWLARPLTSVRDPLAGFFALRRSLLRGVELRPRGFKILLEILARAPVRRTVEIPIRFQDREAGLSKFGRRERREFLKQVWTLYRERNAWPWKLLKFLVVGGLGVLVHLAVLAALVERGGMTPPAAAVPAFAAAMSFNWALNRRWTFRARSRAAGSYLAYAAGALGGLAVQVAVMRAMSPLPYLAAALAGIAAGTAVTYWTSQRWAFARS
- a CDS encoding DUF1207 domain-containing protein, giving the protein MRVQWILWLACVQTPQDRPVSPEPSALERPAPDSWTVEIFPEERIYEPYRADPRQSRSGSKIQFPVRGRGRDIKIENALGGSRPLALWSDPRDSRRSMELSLEAAVFSRFDIPEQWDMDAADYRFGFPFVYREGPVALKVHVWHLTSHLGDEYLSRVEGAERLSYHLEELALGMAVDLASVGRAYAEVGLPLYVGSDTEGGRVQLGLEWVDAAPPGGPGPYAAADLHARREQDWDPGLTVQLGLLRKPSSPGGTTLRGFLEYYRGPEQQTQFLSEREHYWAVGFAADF
- a CDS encoding glycosyltransferase family 39 protein translates to MSSGFRAILPAVHSPEADPGRPERAWLTLGAAILFLTPLQSMTLSNPDEGRIAGIAQEMVLRGDWITPRVADRPYAAYPPLGYWLPAAAGVLLGFHEFAVRLPGALAAVGLVLLVHRIGRRLAGPEAGSAAGLVLCTLPGFVSQAWLCRANVLTALFCSLAVDRALEFRESRRTKDLILLYASLTLGILSKGPVAVIVAALWILGLQGAREGLRPLKELRPVRGLAAAAAAAGLWYAAVLREAGPGFLEENLLLENISAFSTGYQQRRPWSFYLGVLPLTGLPWILFLPLAWAARRGPGVIPSLRAAGFVFAFFMLSSAKRTSYLAFVHPPLAVLLGTVLADRAQRSPRSIRAVLGLLAAALGGTSAALLGVPASWWTDRVDPVRPLFPLVAALAAGAAALLGGAAGRLSLRAGLRATAGLAAAALLAYGLLIAPRADGPGRDLRAFARRVSAAIPPGSPLYDTGPELLDGAIYFYVHRLVSAGRGAPGPYLASAAQRDRLAAAGRRFRVRDSVRDNRGRELLWLEVLE
- a CDS encoding phospholipid carrier-dependent glycosyltransferase, yielding MNFSTRRWDTPWAWAGAAAVLTILGSCGSGWAELSDADESRSGVLVQAIQRGESLFRLRTPDGWLSEKPPLYYLLAAGASFGRAVDEVSLRIVSAAAAWGTLWTGAVLGRWAGGPKAAWAALALLSANPIFARWMRRAMVDMTLTFFVAFSALAAAAGRTGRWGPRKAAVLWGVSAGLAILTKGPVGLALAVAPVAGSWILDRRGVGAASLAPAAAAVALALAVALAWYGPAWAAGGREFLETSVLGENVYMPLGRPQGIGVSHRKSFLYYFGVQAGALLPAVPLVGAMARAPWKAWAAEPVVRLLGMGFAVGLGLFEAAANKRTHYLLPLQPLLAVVLAAAAGRGMDVAAPGRAARAALGATAAALFLSGLAGLGAAAKSRDGTPPLAGHGAMLLGFGGLGVACGCVLFAAWRRRRKPPELEGAMLLAIFAAGVAGVLKASFEADGNCTRAFVAQARAILGSGERPLLAGPIHGYALDFYWPGGIRRGESEPPPRWVLVRRTHPWASDPGWRVRAAWSGRDPDRDVLLLERSEATRSR
- a CDS encoding NHL repeat-containing protein — translated: MRLSRRRLLLAAGGTVAAAALLRRPIKRLLRPSRPQSGGRFLDPEGLALDSEGGIYVADEDQGMLFRLDPGGRTLESLSRLPGLEGPLTAGDSLVALEPGRVVLIGDHRLIDLEIRPGASRLLRVLGSPGQGPGQFQDPEGICRDEDGALWVTDEDNRRIQVFGSDGTWRGSWSVSEDPEGIAVAGSRVYVTFSKACFVGCFDRSGRPLFRFGRPGSGPGEFRVPDFVALSPEGLLYVTDQKNHRIQVFSPDGRFRFAFGRRGTAPGEFDDPEDLAFDRAGRLFVADGGNGRIQILSPRGEPLNAIS